The following are encoded together in the Pygocentrus nattereri isolate fPygNat1 chromosome 3, fPygNat1.pri, whole genome shotgun sequence genome:
- the LOC108434887 gene encoding lysophosphatidylcholine acyltransferase 1 has product MKVAGSRRSSADGDGRKELALPFTNPFVHDLRFTPWQKLQIGVMTLTLFPIRLFVAAFMMLLAWPFAFIATMGRSEAAVEPQCLWRRVVDIILRTIMRVMWFAGGFHWISVKGRQALPTEAPILTLGPHSSYFDAIPVTMTMATIVMKAESKDIPLWGTLIKYIRPVFVSRSDQDSRRKTVEEIKRRAQSGGEWPQIMIFPEGTCTNRSCLITFKPGAFIPAVPIQPVVIRYPNKLDTITWTWQGPGAFKILWLTLCQLHNKFEIEFLPIYTPNEEEKRNPPLFAHNVRRLMAKALDVPVTDYSFEDCQLAMAEGQLKLPVDTCLLEFARLVRRLGQKRENSEKLLKEYSKRARKLQGQRQSLEDFAQFLDLPLSDVLRDMFALFDEQEDGTVDIREFVVAFSVVCRPAKTLETIKLAFTMFGDEDDWAITEGELACILRTALGVAELRVSRLFSAIDVDDSGKLTFEMFQSFVEQQPDFAEEFLYADNAGFWGSPPSSSSSPVSNGFCADFTPNDHHTGQKKLN; this is encoded by the exons ATGAAGGTGGCCGGCAGCAGACGGAGCTCGGCGGACGGAGACGGGAGGAAGGAGCTGGCTCTCCCCTTCACTAACCCTTTCGTGCACGACCTGAGGTTCACCCCGTGGCAGAAGCTCCAG ATTGGGGTGATGACGCTCACACTCTTCCCCATTCGGCTCTTCGTCGCTGCATTCATGATGTTGTTGGCGTGGCCCTTCGCCTTCATCGCCACCATGGGGCGTTCAGAagctgctgtggagccacagtGCTTATGGAGGAG GGTGGTGGACATTATTCTGCGAACCATCATGCGGGTCATGTGGTTTGCAGGTGGCTTCCACTGGATCAGTGTGAAGGGCAGACAGGCTCTGCCTACTGAGGCGCCCATCCTCACCCTCGGCCCCCACTCTTCCTACTTCGACGCCATCCCAGTCACAATGACCATGGCCACCATCGTCATGAAGGCCGAGAGCAAGGACATTCCACTGTGGGGAA CCTTGATTAAATACATCCGGCCCGTGTTTGTGTCGAGGTCAGACCAAGATTCCAGGAGGAAGACGGTGGAGGAAATCAAAAGGAGGGCTCAGTCTGGAGGGGAGTGGCCTCAG ATAATGATATTTCCAGAGGGAACATGCACCAACAGATCCTGTCTGATCACATTCAAGCCAG GTGCATTCATTCCAGCAGTGCCCATACAGCCTGTTGTTATTCGGTACCCTAATAAGCTG GACACCATCACCTGGACATGGCAAGGCCCTGGAGC GTTTAAGATCCTGTGGCTAACTCTCTGCCAGCTTCACAACAAGTTTGAAATCGAG TTCCTCCCGATCTACACACCCAAcgaagaggaaaagaggaaccCTCCTCTCTTCGCTCACAATGTGCGCCGCCTCATGGCCAA GGCTTTGGATGTCCCTGTGACAGATTACTCATTTGAGGACTGTCAGTTGGCCATGGCAGAAGGCCAACTCAAGCTGCCCGTGGATACATGTCTACTGGAGTTTGCCAGACTAGTCCGGAGATTAGG GCAAAAgcgggagaactctgagaagcTACTGAAAGAGTACAGTAAAAGGGCGCGCAAGCTGCAGGGTCAGAGGCAGAGCCTGGAGGACTTTGCTCAATTTCTGGACCTGCCGCTCTCTGATGTGCTCAGAGACATGTTCGCTCTCTTTGATGAG CAGGAGGATGGCACAGTGGACATCCGGGAGTTTGTAGTTGCTTTCTCTGTCGTGTGCAGGCCTGCCAAAACACTGGAAACCATTAAGTTAGCATTTACG ATGTTCGGGGATGAGGATGATTGGGCGATCACAGAGGGAGAATTGGCTTGTATCCTGCGGACTGCCCTCGGAGTGGCAGAGCTCAGAGTGTCCCGCCTCTTCAGTGCGATCGATGTGGACGACAGCGGAAAACTTACATTTG AGATGTTCCAAAGCTTTGTGGAGCAGCAGCCAGACTTTGCTGAGGAGTTTCTGTATGCAGATAATGCAGGCTTCTGGGGCAGTCCACCCTCCTCCAGCTCAAGCCCTGTGTCCAATGGCTTCTGTGCTGATTTCACCCCCAACGATCACCACACTGGTCAGAAGAAACTCAACTGA